In Dryobates pubescens isolate bDryPub1 chromosome 31, bDryPub1.pri, whole genome shotgun sequence, one DNA window encodes the following:
- the EGR3 gene encoding early growth response protein 3 isoform X2 → MDIGLANEKAGQELSSYSGTFQPAPGNKTVTYLGKFAFDSPSNWCQDNIISLMSAGILGVPPSSGALTSTQSSAGSMGPPQGEVDQMYPALPPYSSCSDLYPEPVSFHDPQSNPGLTYSPQDYQAAKPALDSNLFPMIPDYNLYHHPNDMGTITEHKPFQSLDPIRVNPPPITPLETIKAFKDKQIHPGFGGLPQPPLTLKPIRPRKYPNRPSKTPLHERPHACPAEGCDRRFSRSDELTRHLRIHTGHKPFQCRICMRSFSRSDHLTTHIRTHTGEKPFACEFCGRKFARSDERKRHAKIHLKQKEKKAEKGSAGQPPAAPAPANAAAAATSPPVALAPAVTTCA, encoded by the coding sequence ATGGACATTGGGTTAGCCAACGAAAAGGCCGGGCAGGAGCTGTCCTCTTACTCGGGGACTTTTCAGCCGGCTCCGGGCAACAAGACTGTCACCTACCTGGGGAAATTCGCTTTCGACTCGCCCTCCAACTGGTGCCAGGACAACATCATCAGCCTGATGAGCGCGGGCATCCTGGGGGTCCCACCGTCTTCGGGCGCTCTCACCAGCACCCAGAGCTCGGCGGGCAGCATGGGCCCACCGCAGGGCGAGGTGGACCAGATGTACCCAGCGCTGCCACCCTACTCCTCCTGCAGTGACCTCTACCCGGAGCCCGTCTCCTTCCACGACCCCCAGAGCAACCCTGGCCTCACCTACTCGCCCCAGGATTACCAGGCCGCCAAACCCGCCTTGGACAGCAACCTCTTCCCCATGATCCCAGACTATAACCTCTATCACCACCCCAACGACATGGGCACCATCACGGAGCACAAACCCTTCCAGAGCTTGGACCCCATCCGCGTCAACCCGCCCCCCATCACCCCGCTGGAGACCATCAAGGCCTTCAAGGACAAACAGATCCACCCGGGCTTCGGGGGCCTGCCGCAACCGCCCCTCACCCTCAAACCCATCCGACCCCGCAAGTACCCCAACCGGCCCAGCAAGACCCCACTCCACGAGCGACCCCACGCCTGCCCGGCCGAGGGCTGCGACCGCCGCTTCTCCCGCTCCGACGAGCTCACCCGCCACCTCCGCATCCACACCGGCCACAAACCCTTCCAGTGCCGCATCTGCATGCGGAGCTTCAGCCGCAGCGACCACCTCACCACCCACATCCGCACCCACACCGGCGAGAAGCCCTTCGCCTGCGAGTTCTGCGGCCGCAAGTTTGCCCGCTCCGACGAGCGCAAGCGGCACGCCAAGATCCACCTcaagcagaaggagaagaaggccGAGAAGGGCTCGGCCGGgcagccccccgccgcccccgccccTGCCaacgccgccgccgctgccaccTCGCCCCCCGTCGCCCTCGCCCCCGCTGTCACCACGTGCGCTTGA
- the EGR3 gene encoding early growth response protein 3 isoform X1 produces MTGKLLVEKLPGTMNTLMNQLPDNLYPEEIPNSLNIFSSSSDSVAHYNQMAADNVMDIGLANEKAGQELSSYSGTFQPAPGNKTVTYLGKFAFDSPSNWCQDNIISLMSAGILGVPPSSGALTSTQSSAGSMGPPQGEVDQMYPALPPYSSCSDLYPEPVSFHDPQSNPGLTYSPQDYQAAKPALDSNLFPMIPDYNLYHHPNDMGTITEHKPFQSLDPIRVNPPPITPLETIKAFKDKQIHPGFGGLPQPPLTLKPIRPRKYPNRPSKTPLHERPHACPAEGCDRRFSRSDELTRHLRIHTGHKPFQCRICMRSFSRSDHLTTHIRTHTGEKPFACEFCGRKFARSDERKRHAKIHLKQKEKKAEKGSAGQPPAAPAPANAAAAATSPPVALAPAVTTCA; encoded by the exons ATGACAGGCAAACTACTGGTGGAGAAGCTGCCGGGGACCATGAACACTTTGATGAACCAATTGCCTGACAATCTGTACCCAGAGGAGATCCCCAACTCTTTGAAtatcttctccagcagcagcgaCTCGGTGGCTCACTACAACCAGATGGCTGcag ATAATGTTATGGACATTGGGTTAGCCAACGAAAAGGCCGGGCAGGAGCTGTCCTCTTACTCGGGGACTTTTCAGCCGGCTCCGGGCAACAAGACTGTCACCTACCTGGGGAAATTCGCTTTCGACTCGCCCTCCAACTGGTGCCAGGACAACATCATCAGCCTGATGAGCGCGGGCATCCTGGGGGTCCCACCGTCTTCGGGCGCTCTCACCAGCACCCAGAGCTCGGCGGGCAGCATGGGCCCACCGCAGGGCGAGGTGGACCAGATGTACCCAGCGCTGCCACCCTACTCCTCCTGCAGTGACCTCTACCCGGAGCCCGTCTCCTTCCACGACCCCCAGAGCAACCCTGGCCTCACCTACTCGCCCCAGGATTACCAGGCCGCCAAACCCGCCTTGGACAGCAACCTCTTCCCCATGATCCCAGACTATAACCTCTATCACCACCCCAACGACATGGGCACCATCACGGAGCACAAACCCTTCCAGAGCTTGGACCCCATCCGCGTCAACCCGCCCCCCATCACCCCGCTGGAGACCATCAAGGCCTTCAAGGACAAACAGATCCACCCGGGCTTCGGGGGCCTGCCGCAACCGCCCCTCACCCTCAAACCCATCCGACCCCGCAAGTACCCCAACCGGCCCAGCAAGACCCCACTCCACGAGCGACCCCACGCCTGCCCGGCCGAGGGCTGCGACCGCCGCTTCTCCCGCTCCGACGAGCTCACCCGCCACCTCCGCATCCACACCGGCCACAAACCCTTCCAGTGCCGCATCTGCATGCGGAGCTTCAGCCGCAGCGACCACCTCACCACCCACATCCGCACCCACACCGGCGAGAAGCCCTTCGCCTGCGAGTTCTGCGGCCGCAAGTTTGCCCGCTCCGACGAGCGCAAGCGGCACGCCAAGATCCACCTcaagcagaaggagaagaaggccGAGAAGGGCTCGGCCGGgcagccccccgccgcccccgccccTGCCaacgccgccgccgctgccaccTCGCCCCCCGTCGCCCTCGCCCCCGCTGTCACCACGTGCGCTTGA